The Candidatus Celerinatantimonas neptuna DNA segment TGCCTTTTTATATCCTTCTTTAGCAGCTGTATTTACAACTAAGGCTACAACCGGCCCTGGTGTAATAATAAGAAAAAAAATCGAAGTAATATAAATAGATATTAAAGACAAATTCATAAAACTATACCTTTATTTTAAGAGGACAATGTATCATAACGTTATGATCTGGCTCAGCTAACAAATATTGCTGCCATTCTTTATTATTTGTATCTCCATATGTTCCTAATTCATTCGATAAATATCCATTATTATACTCTTTGCTCCGATTACGGATTTTTCCTCGAACTTTAGCCCCTTTTTCTGTGCCTTGTGGTGCGACACAATCAAAATGTTTTCGTGGATTTACAACAAATACGATATGCTCACCAAGGTAACGACTACGCAACTTGCTATAACTTGGGCAACTCATATTAAAGAATAACTCTATTTCATTAAAACAAAAGGACCATTCATGATGAGATGGATCTTTTGGCAAATGTTCTGGCCATGGCTTGCTATCCTTCTCATTTAATAATTGCAACTGCTGCCAACAGAATTGCTGCTCTGCTTCCAATGAATTCATTTTCCCTTTTTCAAAAAATATAATCATCGGATGATATAAACGTTCTTTAATGGATTTATTCTTATTTTTTTCTGTATATAAAAACATTAAGTCAATCAAATTTTCTTCATGATTCTCTTCACTTACAAATCCATATTCAATTGTCTTTTGCTTAAATGCATGTCTTCCAAATAAACATGGAAAACGTGTATCCGATAATATCTGATAAAAATACCTAAATGCTTGAAACATCCATAAATTTAATAAAAATTCATCATCTATTTTATGAATATAAGGATAAAGATCATCATGTTCATATATGATTCCAGATGAAATATCTAATTCCATATCAATCCCATAGCAACACCATGTGATACTATTAAAAATAACAATAAACATATAATGTAATAAAAAATTTAAGTTGAAAAACAGAAAAAAGTGCTATCTACTATGACTAAAAATCACAATTAATAAAATGTAGGTATGGATATGGTATCGAAACTTCCTCCGTTGTATGCTTTACGTGCATTTGAACAAGCAGCTAAATATAGCTCTTTCACAGAAGCTGCTGAAATACTGTCAATAACTCCAAGTGCAATTAGCCGTCATGTCAAAACACTAGAAAATCACCTAAACTGCAAATTATTTATTCGAAAAGGTCCCAAAATAGATCTGACTGATGCCGGAAACCAACTGGCTCAACAATTGAGAGATAGCTTCTATCAACTTGAAACAGCCTGTGAAACTTTCATTACAAACCGTCATCAGCTACGATTAAAATCACCATCAACATTAACAATGCGGTGGTTATTAACCATATTAAAAAAATTTGAGCAACAATATCCCAATATCGCCGTTCAAATTTTTAGTATTTGGATGGATGTTGATTCCGTCGATTTCCTCAGTGAACCTTATGATTGCGCCATCCTTCTGGGACATGGCCAAAATGGCTCCCTAACTAAAAGCCGCAAATTATTTGATGAATGGCTTATCCCAATCTGTTCCCCCCAGTATCTTGAACAAAAAAGGACAAATCTTGACCAGTATGACTTAATCCACCCATCCATAGACAAACGTGACTGGCGACGTTGGCTCAAACACACCTATCCTAATACAACATATAATATTAACCGCGGGATGATATTTGATACTCTCGAACAAGGTAATATTGCAGCAATTCAAGGGCATGGGCTCTCTATTGGAGACTTGACTCTATGTCAGAATGCTATCCGCGAGGGTTTGTTACAATGTCCATTCCCTCAAGCAGTAGGTACAGGTGACGGGTACTATCTTGTCTGGCCTGAAAAAACCAATAAACACGCAGAAATTGAAGAATTTTATTCCTTCTTACTTCAGAATGTTCCAGCAATTGATAACAATCTTTACACTTTTCTAAATTCGGCAATAGAGCAATTTGCTTAACAAGCAATTAACTAATACATTTAATAGATAAACCTTTATATTAGATTTATTATTTCTAGAATGATTTATATATCAACCAATTTATCTATATTAAGAACAAAACCCTCATCTTATATTCATATAAATCAATAGAATATATAATCGATTAAAATGAGAGGAACTTCAAAAAATCCAATAATAATAAACATAACAAACCAACCGACACTTGTTACAAAACACACACCTGATATATTCGAAAAATAAATATAATTACATTTTGTTAACAAAAATTATTCATTGCAACGTACAGAACATGATGTCCATATGACTGTCAAAGGAATCATCACTTGATGATGCCTTTACATCTCTTGGAGTAAATCAGATGTGCTCTGAAAAAATCAAACAACTGATACATCATCAACATGTTGTTTAACTTCAAATGAAGTAAACACAGAGTCATAGCTACATGATCAATTTTAAACAGTGCAAGCACACTATATCGATGGAAGAGGAATATATGAGAAAAATTCGCTACATTAATTATTTAAAGGCCTTCATCACGACATGCGCATTCTTTGTCTGTGCAACATTTAACGCCCAAGCATCTGATTTAACAGTACGTTTCGCATGGTATATGCCACCTCATACAGCAACAGCAAACCAAGCAAAACTGATTGCCCATAACATCAGAGCCCTGAGCCATGGTTCCATCAAAGTACAAACTTATCCTTCAGGATCACTGTTAAAAGCATCAACCATTGCTAAAGGGCTCGTCAACAATACAGCCAATATGGGAATAAATGCAATGCATTGGTGGTCAAGATTCTCACCTGGACTTGAGTGGGATACAATTCCATTTTTAGTACCGGATGCATCAGTTCTCTTAAAGGCACTACATGGTCAACTGGGGAAAGATGTTAATGCAATCTTAGAAAAGCATGGCGTTCATGTGATTGCCTGGGGATTTTATGGTTATGCTAAATCCTATGTCAATAATAACAAACCCATTGAAAAGCCAAGTGATCTCAATGGATTGAGAATCCGTTCTGAAGGAAAGCTTTCGGCATTGTTCCTTCGCAGTGAAGGCGCTACCCCTGTGGCCGTCGACTCAAGTGAAGTATACACGGCTCTCCAGCGAAGAACATTAGACGGAGGGATCTCTGGATTATCCACTATTGTTTCTCGTAAATGGTATGAAGTAGGCAAATATATTACAGCTATACACTACGTACCACTTGTCTACCCAGTACAGGTTAATCTTCGCTGGTGGAACCAGCTAACACCGGATCAACGCCATATTATCAGCCAAGCCGCTCAACAATCAGAAATTTCTGCAGTCCAGTCAATAGAACAAGAATTTCATCATGATATCGATTTGCTTAAAAAATCAGGGAACCACGTAACTGTATTGACAGGTAGAAAATTGACGCCGTGGGAAAAAACAGCTGGGGCACTGGCCCGGAAAAACTACTTAGCTGAAACCGGCCCAGAAGGACAAACGATTCTAAACGATTTGACAGTATCGCTAGAAAAATAATAACCACGACAGGAAACGATATGTCATCGTCTAACTCAAGCTCTTTCCTCGGCCATCTGGCCGGGGAGTGTCAGCAATTAACAGGCATAATAGCCAGGCTGACCGGTGTTATTGCAGCATTATCCCTTTTATTGCTAACCTGCTCGATTATTTTGGGAATTAGCTTAAGACAATTCAAAATTGATAATTCCTGGACCTATGACCTGGATTTATATTGCCTGGTCTGGCTTGCATTTAGCGGAGCTGTCACAACCGCACTACACCGGCGTCATGTCACAGCAGGTATTGCGCTAGAGAATATGTTTGGCCGTAGCCGGGGACTTATTATCATCCGGTTTCTAATCATACTTGGATTTTTAATCATACTCACCATCGCAGGGCTAAACCAGGCCGCTGAAAGCTGGCAAATGCATGAAGTAACTCTGGATGTTGTGCAATGGCCAGTCTGGATAGCAGAAATTGCAATTCCAATAGGCGCCGCTATCTGGGGTATCACCGAAATACATAAATTCTTACACGACATCCGTCAATCATCTTAACAAGAGCGTAAACACAAGCTTCAACCATTGGATTAACTATGGCAATTACAGCAACTATTTTAGCTCTGGGTGCGCTTTTAATTCTCGGCCTTCCCATTGCTATTTCACTCTTATTAAGTGGCATGATAGGTTACATGATCACCATTGGTATCGGTCCGGGAATCGATGCCCTGGTGCAAACAGCCTATAGTGATTTAAACTCTTTTGTGATCATTGCCATTCCTCTTTACATCTTCATGGGCCAATTGATGCTCAAAGGAGAAGCAGGTAAAGATCTCTTTGATTTAGCCCAGCGCGTTTCGGGTCGTTTACCCGGAGGGCTTGCCATCGCAGCGACCATTGCAAGTGCAATTTTTGCAGCGATCTCCGGTTCCTCCACAGCAACGGCTGCGACTATCGGGTCAATCAGTATTCCCGAAATGAGAAGCCGTGGCTATCCCAAACGATTAAGCGCTGGCTGTGTGGCCGTCTCTGGTACATTAGGCATTTTGATCCCACCCAGTATCTCTTTCATTCTCTATTCACTGGTTACCAATACCTCCGTTGGCAAGCTATTTCTGGCTGGAATATTACCCGGACTATTACTTGCTTCTCTATTCATTTTATATTCAGTTTTTGCCATGTTGCGACAAAAACAAACCTCGAATACAGATACCTCAGCTAATATTCAAAGGAGCGCGATAACCCTTGATATGATAGGTAGCCTACTGATGATTCCACTCGTGCTTGGTGGTATCTATATCGGCTGGTTTACACCAACGGAAGCCGCAGGAGTCGGTGTCATCTATGCCTTATTGCTGACAGTATTTTTCAAAAAAACGATGACATTCAGGCGATTCTGGCAAGCGACAGTCGCGAGTGTTGAGACAAGTGCAATGATCCTGATGTTGATTGCCGGTGCTTCTGTTTTTGGTAATACTTTATCGTTGATGCAGGTACCTCAGTCAATCGCCAGTTGGATGGACAACATGCATATGAATGCCTGGCAATTCATTATTGCTATCAATATTCTCTATCTGATCTTAGGCATGTTTATGGACGCAGCAGCGGCCATTTTAGTCACCATTCCAATTCTGCTCCCGGCATTACAAGGGTTAAATATTGATCTGATCTGGTTTGGCGTCATACTGGTCATCAACATGGAAATCGGTGCGGTTACGCCACCCGTTGGCATGAATCTGTTCGTGGTAAAAGCCATCTCATCCGATTACACCATCCGGGATGTGTTAACGGGTGCCCTCCCCTATGCTGGTATGGGTCTGATTGGCTTAACACTTGTGATACTTTTCCCGGACATTGCGTTGTGGCTACCTAGTTTGTCACACCATTAACCATTAGTATTTTTAAATATGGTGAGTTTGACAAATAACTAAAATGGCCAGTCAGACTCACTATTTATGTCCAAAGTGATAATCAATATCGGTGCACTAAACCATTAAGCAATCGACTTTTTCTCTGATAAAGGTGTTTATTTGTCTCTTTTCAATATCTAACCAGACGACCTCATCTATTTCGATTACAGAACTTATTGGCTCAATAATTGCTTATAATCAATCGCTTCAATTTACCTCTGTTATCAACCTATTGGCCGGAGAATGATGAACTATGAATATTCCGTTAATCAACTTACACAATTTAATCTGTTCAAATGAGAAACTTCGTCAATCAGAATTATCAACTCTAAACAGAGCCTGCCGAGAAGTTGGATTCTTTTATCTGATTGAAACCGGTATTTCAAAATCTCTCATCAAACAAATAATGAACGCTGCTCGTCAGTTTTTTAATAAACCACTTCATGAGAAACAACAAATTGATATAAAGCAAAGCCCGAACCATAGAGGATATGGTGATATCGGTGAAGAACAACTTGATGAAATCAGCTTAGCAGACTGGAAAGAAACATTTGATATGGCTTTAGATCTGCCACTGGATCACCCTCAAGTCCATAAATATTCAAGTATGTATGGACCAAATCAATACATAGATGACATAGAGATATTAAAAGCACTGCAAGTCTATTATTCTGCTGCATTCAACGTTTCTCAAAGACTTTTACAAGCGATGGCTAACACACTAAATTTAGACGACCATTTTTTTACACGGCATTTCAATACACATGTCACGATTTCAGAATGATTCACTATCCCCCGCCCTAAAAATAATCATGATAATAGGGCCGGAGCCCACTCCGACTATGGTTGTATAACTTTACTGCTTCAGGACCGAATTGGTGGACTGCAGGTCAAACATCATAATGGGAGTTAGCTAGATGCTCCGCCAATAGAAAGCCCTTGTTGTTAATATCAGAGATCTCATGCAACGTTGGACAAACGACAAACATATCAACACGCCACCAAGTTATTGCACCAACAGCGGATCAACATCTCTATTCTATTCCATTATTTGTTGAACCCGACTATGACACACATGTCTCTTGTGTTTCAAACTGCCAATCTATTGAAAACCCAGCTAAATACGAAAATATTTTAGCCGTGACTGGATACAATCTCGCTTTGACGCAACCGATCAATACAGAGAATGAAACGACTCACTTTAAATAACGACAACAGAATTTAAAAAAATATTTTTTGAAAACACCAAAATATATCAACTCCTCGTTTCAAAAGCTCCTTATCCCGTAATAAAACAAGGAGCATACAACCTGATTAATGAGAAATATATTCAATTAAATCAAGTACTTTATTAGAATAACCTATTTCATTATCATACCAGGACACTAATTTCACGAAACGAGAGGTCAAAGCTATTCCCGCTTTCGCATCAAAGATAGAGGTTCGAGTATCCCCCACAAAATCCTGTGAAACAACAGCATCTTCGGTATAACCAAGAATCCCAAACAACTCATTTTCAGAAGCAGATTTCATAACCGCACAAATTTCATCATATGGTGCAGCTGATTTAAGATTAACCGTAAAATCGACGACTGAAACATCTGCGACCGGTACACGAAATGACATACCTGTCAATTTACCATTTAGATGAGGAAGTACTTTACCAACGGCTTTAGCAGCTCCCGTTGAAGAAGGGATCACATTAGACGATGCGCTTCGTCCACCCCGCCAATCCTTCAATGATGGGCCATCAACTGTCTTCTGCGATGCCGTGGTTGCATGAACTGCACTCATTAAACCTGATTCAATCCCCCAATGATCATCTAGAACTTTGGCCAAAGGGGCTATGCAATTTGTCGTACAAGATGCATTAGAGACAATTGCCTGGTCAGAATATGTCGTATGGTTTACTCCTATAACAAACATCGGCGTATCATCTTTAGAAGGGCCCGTCATTACGACTTTTTTAGCACCAGCTTTTAAATGCTGACGTGCCTTTTCATCTGTTAAAAACAGTCCTGTAGCTTCTGCAACAATCTCTACACCAGCCTCACTCCACCTCAGTTCAGACGGATTTGCCTCACAAGTTACCCGAATGAGTTTATTATTCACCAGTAAATTACCATCTACGACATCAATTGTTCCATTAAAGTGACCATGAACCGAATCATACTTCAACATATATGCCATGTAGTTTGCATCGATTAGATCATTGATTGCCACAACCTCGATATCTTTACGTTGCAAAGCTGCACGAAATACTAAACGTCCAATTCGACCAAAACCATTAATACCTATTCTGATCATATCTAACTCCTTCATTGTTAACTCCTGTTAACTGTAGGCGGATTAAATTATGGCGTAAATGACAAAAATGATTCAATTTAAGACAAATGATACTCTATCTTAATCTCTATTAAAGAAAGCTTGTTAACTAAATAACCTCAACTCGGGATAAGGAGTCACAATGAATAACAATTGATTCATGATGGGTCAGTCTTGTTTTCTGATGTGGGATTTAAGGTCGAGTTCAAAGCAAATCTAAACCCCGACATAGCCATTTTATGGCAAGCAGATTTAACACCGAAATCGACTTTAATCCCTATCAGAAAAGGCTTTCTTACTCCAAATTGAGGTTAATAGCTCTATTTAGAACAGCTTGAATGACAGGAATTAAATCGTGATTTCTCATTCAGGACTGAAAGCTTAAGCAAATGGAATGCTTAGAAAAGAGGCAGGAACAGCAACTTTCTT contains these protein-coding regions:
- the gcvA_4 gene encoding Glycine cleavage system transcriptional activator translates to MVSKLPPLYALRAFEQAAKYSSFTEAAEILSITPSAISRHVKTLENHLNCKLFIRKGPKIDLTDAGNQLAQQLRDSFYQLETACETFITNRHQLRLKSPSTLTMRWLLTILKKFEQQYPNIAVQIFSIWMDVDSVDFLSEPYDCAILLGHGQNGSLTKSRKLFDEWLIPICSPQYLEQKRTNLDQYDLIHPSIDKRDWRRWLKHTYPNTTYNINRGMIFDTLEQGNIAAIQGHGLSIGDLTLCQNAIREGLLQCPFPQAVGTGDGYYLVWPEKTNKHAEIEEFYSFLLQNVPAIDNNLYTFLNSAIEQFA
- the yiaO gene encoding 2,3-diketo-L-gulonate-binding periplasmic protein YiaO — its product is MRKIRYINYLKAFITTCAFFVCATFNAQASDLTVRFAWYMPPHTATANQAKLIAHNIRALSHGSIKVQTYPSGSLLKASTIAKGLVNNTANMGINAMHWWSRFSPGLEWDTIPFLVPDASVLLKALHGQLGKDVNAILEKHGVHVIAWGFYGYAKSYVNNNKPIEKPSDLNGLRIRSEGKLSALFLRSEGATPVAVDSSEVYTALQRRTLDGGISGLSTIVSRKWYEVGKYITAIHYVPLVYPVQVNLRWWNQLTPDQRHIISQAAQQSEISAVQSIEQEFHHDIDLLKKSGNHVTVLTGRKLTPWEKTAGALARKNYLAETGPEGQTILNDLTVSLEK
- the dctM_4 gene encoding C4-dicarboxylate TRAP transporter large permease protein DctM, with amino-acid sequence MAITATILALGALLILGLPIAISLLLSGMIGYMITIGIGPGIDALVQTAYSDLNSFVIIAIPLYIFMGQLMLKGEAGKDLFDLAQRVSGRLPGGLAIAATIASAIFAAISGSSTATAATIGSISIPEMRSRGYPKRLSAGCVAVSGTLGILIPPSISFILYSLVTNTSVGKLFLAGILPGLLLASLFILYSVFAMLRQKQTSNTDTSANIQRSAITLDMIGSLLMIPLVLGGIYIGWFTPTEAAGVGVIYALLLTVFFKKTMTFRRFWQATVASVETSAMILMLIAGASVFGNTLSLMQVPQSIASWMDNMHMNAWQFIIAINILYLILGMFMDAAAAILVTIPILLPALQGLNIDLIWFGVILVINMEIGAVTPPVGMNLFVVKAISSDYTIRDVLTGALPYAGMGLIGLTLVILFPDIALWLPSLSHH
- the gapA_2 gene encoding Glyceraldehyde-3-phosphate dehydrogenase A, which encodes MKELDMIRIGINGFGRIGRLVFRAALQRKDIEVVAINDLIDANYMAYMLKYDSVHGHFNGTIDVVDGNLLVNNKLIRVTCEANPSELRWSEAGVEIVAEATGLFLTDEKARQHLKAGAKKVVMTGPSKDDTPMFVIGVNHTTYSDQAIVSNASCTTNCIAPLAKVLDDHWGIESGLMSAVHATTASQKTVDGPSLKDWRGGRSASSNVIPSSTGAAKAVGKVLPHLNGKLTGMSFRVPVADVSVVDFTVNLKSAAPYDEICAVMKSASENELFGILGYTEDAVVSQDFVGDTRTSIFDAKAGIALTSRFVKLVSWYDNEIGYSNKVLDLIEYISH